From Topomyia yanbarensis strain Yona2022 chromosome 1, ASM3024719v1, whole genome shotgun sequence, one genomic window encodes:
- the LOC131696175 gene encoding uncharacterized protein LOC131696175 has translation MTSACDHCAKTVKSDDDFIECMGFCKNVVHMQCGKQLNKPFLKKLAENPNLFWMCNECVKLMKFARFRDTVSSLGCVIAAIAGKTDDVCAELKAELSKNNQQISHLARKVSTATPVRPNSGTSRPPQKRRREDGPDPSSILVGGRKLVDNSNILTVPPPTPLLWMYLSRFHPSVSKETVEKMSKEGLNCNEEIKVIPLVKKGIDVSTLNFISFKVGVHPKYREAALNPDTWPQGILFREFEDSRTQNIWCPPTDFPTPSEVACIPLSQPGPSTLQRTPQRLAMPLYQATPPL, from the coding sequence ATGacaagtgcatgcgatcactgcgcgaaaaccgtcaaatcggacgaTGACTTTATCGAGTGCATgggattttgcaaaaatgtggtgcatatgcagtgcggtaaacaactcaacaagccgttcttgaaaaaacttgccgaaaatccaaatttattttggatgtgcaatgaatgtgtcaagttgatgaagtttgctcgctttcgcgacaccgtttcctcgcttggatgtgttatcgctgctatcgctgggaaaacggatgacgtctgtgctgaactaaaggcagagttatcaaaaaataaccagcaaatttcgcacctcgccagaaaggtttcaacagccactccagtccggccaaattccggtacatctcgaccacctcagaaacgtcgtcgcgaggatggtcctgatccgagcagtattcttgtaggcggtcgaaagctagtcgataatagcaacattctcacggtTCCTCCTCCCActccgttgctctggatgtatctttcccgctttcatcccagcgttagcaaggagacagtcgaaaaaatgtccaaagaagggctaaactgcaacgaggaaataaaggtcattccgcttgttaaaaaaggcatagacgtcagtactctgaacttcatatctttcaaagttggagttcacccaaagtaccgtgaagcagctcttaaccctgacacatggccgcaaggcatattgttcagggaatttgaggatagccgtacccagaacatttggtgcccaccgactgattttcctacgCCTTCGGAAGTCGCATGTATTCCGCTAAgtcaacccggcccatcaaccctacagaggactccgcaacgattggcaatgccactataccaagctacaccgccattgtga